One segment of Nostoc piscinale CENA21 DNA contains the following:
- a CDS encoding CocE/NonD family hydrolase has translation MYRVLPKQTASMYTRDGVRLDADIYRPDAAESFPVLLMRQPYGRAIASTVVYAHPSWYAAQGYIVVIQDVRGRGTSAGEFKLFAHEIADGEDSIYWAAHLPGSNGKVGMYGFSYQGMTQLYAAVAKPSALKTICPAMIGYDLYTDWAYEGGAFCLQTNLAWAIQLATETARLRHDHTAYQALLTAARNLPLNNPEILQQLAPESFYHEWVAHPQADNYWEELSPKRHLQAVDLPIFHIGGWFDTYLRGTLRFYQDMAARSTQPQHLLVGPWAHLPWGRKVGEVDFGAKAASPVDRMQIRWFDQFLKDIDTGLLRESSICLFEMGSNIWHTFPNLNTANQKSYFLSTTGLASIREDSGILIQNPQSQIQNSVDVLVHDPWRPVPSLGGHAGLSAGVFERSHLDCRSDVLTYTSTLLTEDLHILGEVVVEIDCYADQPSYDVCAVLSQVQPDGKVYNLTQGYIHCPQNTAVPIKIQLQTTCVRIAKGNALRLSLSAACFPAYAMNSGNGAVLNSNDLRNAQVITLTVHCGGDRNSQIFLPVI, from the coding sequence ATGTATAGAGTTCTTCCTAAACAAACTGCATCTATGTACACCCGCGATGGTGTCAGACTGGATGCAGATATTTATCGCCCTGATGCCGCAGAGAGTTTTCCGGTATTATTAATGCGACAACCTTATGGTAGAGCGATCGCATCAACTGTAGTCTATGCCCATCCCAGTTGGTATGCTGCCCAAGGTTATATTGTCGTGATTCAAGATGTTCGTGGACGCGGTACTTCGGCTGGGGAATTTAAGTTATTTGCCCATGAAATTGCTGATGGTGAAGATAGCATTTATTGGGCAGCCCATTTACCGGGTAGTAATGGCAAAGTCGGGATGTATGGTTTTTCTTATCAAGGAATGACCCAACTCTACGCCGCAGTTGCTAAACCCAGTGCTTTAAAAACAATTTGTCCAGCCATGATTGGTTATGATTTATATACAGATTGGGCTTATGAAGGTGGCGCATTCTGTTTACAAACTAATCTTGCTTGGGCAATTCAATTAGCTACAGAAACCGCGCGTCTACGCCATGATCACACAGCTTATCAAGCTTTATTGACTGCGGCACGCAACTTACCGCTAAATAATCCCGAAATTCTCCAACAACTTGCCCCAGAGTCGTTTTATCATGAATGGGTAGCCCATCCCCAAGCAGATAATTATTGGGAAGAACTTTCACCCAAGCGCCACTTACAAGCTGTGGACTTGCCTATATTTCATATTGGTGGATGGTTTGATACTTATCTGCGTGGTACTCTACGTTTTTATCAAGATATGGCAGCCCGCAGCACCCAACCCCAACATTTATTAGTCGGCCCTTGGGCGCATTTGCCTTGGGGAAGAAAAGTCGGCGAAGTTGACTTTGGTGCGAAAGCCGCCAGCCCTGTAGATAGGATGCAAATTCGCTGGTTTGATCAATTTTTGAAAGATATAGATACAGGCTTATTGCGGGAGTCTTCTATTTGCTTGTTTGAAATGGGAAGTAATATTTGGCACACTTTCCCTAACTTAAATACAGCTAACCAAAAATCTTATTTTCTGTCAACTACCGGACTCGCCAGCATCCGTGAAGACTCAGGAATTTTAATCCAAAATCCCCAATCCCAAATCCAAAATTCTGTTGATGTATTAGTCCACGACCCTTGGCGACCTGTACCGTCTTTAGGCGGTCATGCTGGCTTATCAGCAGGTGTATTTGAGCGATCGCATCTTGATTGTCGTTCGGATGTGTTAACTTATACTAGTACACTACTCACCGAAGACCTGCATATTTTAGGGGAGGTAGTAGTAGAAATTGATTGCTATGCTGACCAACCTAGTTATGATGTATGCGCTGTGTTATCGCAAGTACAGCCTGATGGCAAAGTATATAATCTGACTCAGGGCTATATACATTGTCCACAAAACACTGCTGTGCCGATTAAAATTCAACTGCAAACAACTTGTGTACGCATTGCCAAAGGTAATGCTTTGCGTTTGAGTTTGAGTGCGGCTTGTTTTCCTGCTTATGCTATGAACTCTGGTAATGGTGCAGTGCTGAACAGCAATGATTTACGCAATGCTCAAGTTATCACATTGACAGTACATTGTGGTGGCGATCGCAATTCTCAAATTTTCTTACCAGTGATTTAA
- a CDS encoding YcxB family protein — protein sequence MYIKTKTFQITPKELGALLTFFYYRRMKFIFILLAILLIINIVFSVLQNRFDWWLIYFVGLGAYFVSLPLFFQPQKRNSTLEFQNRYCEIDENFFAVFYEDGSIVKINYSHFIQVVKKADYYFLYMTKVQFYYLPVAAFESEKDIHRFDLFLQSRQLMKLW from the coding sequence ATGTATATCAAAACCAAAACTTTTCAAATTACACCAAAAGAATTAGGCGCACTCTTAACTTTTTTCTATTACAGGCGGATGAAATTTATTTTTATTCTCTTAGCAATTTTGTTAATTATCAATATTGTTTTTTCCGTCTTACAAAATCGCTTTGATTGGTGGTTAATATATTTTGTCGGCTTAGGAGCGTATTTTGTTTCCTTACCTTTGTTTTTTCAACCACAAAAGCGCAATTCTACATTAGAGTTTCAAAATCGCTACTGTGAAATTGATGAAAATTTCTTTGCAGTCTTTTATGAAGATGGCAGTATTGTTAAAATTAATTACTCGCACTTTATTCAAGTCGTCAAAAAAGCAGACTATTATTTTCTATACATGACTAAAGTCCAATTTTATTATTTACCAGTTGCCGCTTTTGAAAGTGAAAAAGATATCCATAGATTTGATTTGTTTTTACAGAGCAGACAATTAATGAAACTCTGGTAA